One Streptomyces hundungensis DNA segment encodes these proteins:
- a CDS encoding ROK family protein: MDDDRPTSPRSRATPLAPKADKDTVRRHNLSLVLRAVHDESALSRAGAAARTGLTRAAVSSLADQLIRGGFLTESGKSFSGQAGRPGTMLTPARTGPAGAGVEVNVDYVSVCVVDLAGTDRVRLTEHLDNRGEPAADVLERAARIAARAVDSAAEQDLRPVGVELALPGLVSRGTVRQAPNLGWSQVEAETLFGEAFQRLLPNSPALRVTSDNEANLAALAELWFGSPAERVEHFLYLSGEIGVGGALVVGGELLRGAHGFAGEIGHAVVDPEGPRCRCGSRGCLEQYAGQLALLRSAGLDEDSGIPGVAELERRARAGDESALGALADAGRTLGIVLSGAVNLFDPEAVVLGGIYRALTPWLAPAADRELTRRTVSGLWPPDSGRLRASSLAGDAARGAAGRVVRRVLGDPLAYA; encoded by the coding sequence ATGGACGACGACCGACCGACTTCGCCGCGCAGCCGGGCCACGCCCTTGGCACCCAAGGCCGACAAGGACACCGTGCGGCGGCACAACCTCAGTCTGGTGCTGCGGGCCGTGCACGACGAGAGCGCTCTCAGTCGCGCGGGGGCCGCGGCTCGTACCGGTCTGACCAGGGCCGCCGTGTCCTCGCTCGCCGATCAGCTGATCCGGGGCGGGTTCCTCACGGAGTCGGGCAAGTCGTTCAGCGGCCAGGCCGGACGTCCCGGCACCATGCTCACCCCGGCCCGCACCGGTCCCGCCGGGGCGGGGGTCGAGGTCAACGTCGACTACGTCTCGGTGTGCGTGGTGGATCTGGCGGGCACCGACCGGGTACGTCTGACCGAGCATCTGGACAACCGGGGCGAGCCGGCCGCCGACGTACTGGAGCGGGCCGCCCGGATCGCCGCCCGCGCCGTGGACTCGGCGGCCGAACAGGACCTGCGGCCGGTCGGCGTGGAGCTCGCGCTGCCGGGCCTGGTCTCCCGAGGCACCGTCCGCCAGGCGCCCAACCTGGGCTGGAGCCAGGTCGAGGCGGAGACCTTGTTCGGCGAAGCCTTTCAGCGCCTCCTCCCCAACTCCCCCGCGCTGCGCGTGACTTCGGACAACGAGGCCAATCTGGCCGCCCTCGCCGAGCTGTGGTTCGGCTCCCCGGCCGAGCGGGTGGAGCACTTCCTGTATCTGAGCGGGGAGATCGGTGTGGGCGGGGCGCTGGTGGTCGGAGGTGAACTGCTGCGCGGCGCGCACGGCTTCGCGGGGGAGATCGGGCACGCCGTGGTGGACCCGGAGGGCCCGCGCTGCCGGTGCGGCTCCCGGGGCTGTCTGGAGCAGTACGCGGGCCAACTGGCGCTGTTGCGTTCGGCGGGGCTCGACGAGGATTCCGGCATTCCGGGGGTGGCCGAGCTCGAACGTCGGGCGCGGGCGGGTGATGAGAGCGCTCTCGGCGCGCTCGCCGACGCGGGTCGCACGCTGGGCATCGTGCTGTCCGGGGCGGTCAACCTCTTCGACCCGGAAGCGGTCGTGCTCGGCGGCATCTACCGCGCCCTGACGCCCTGGCTCGCTCCCGCCGCCGACCGCGAACTGACCCGGCGCACGGTGTCGGGCCTCTGGCCGCCCGACAGCGGCCGCCTGCGCGCGTCGTCACTCGCGGGGGACGCGGCCCGGGGGGCTGCGGGCCGCGTCGTACGCAGGGTGCTCGGGGACCCGCTGGCGTACGCGTAA
- a CDS encoding phosphocholine-specific phospholipase C, whose translation MAELNRRRFMQLAGGTAAFAALSQSIARAAAIPAAGTTGTIQDVEHIVVLMQENRSFDHYFGSLKGVRGFGDPRPVTLPSGKSVFHQVGGGKEVLPFRPKADKLGLQFIQDLNHDWAGSHRAFNNGKYDQWIPAKTATTMAYLTREDIPFHYALADSFTLCDAYHCSFIGSTDPNRYYMWTGYTGNDNTGGGPVLGNDEKGYGWTTYPERLEEADVSWKIYQDTGDGLNAAGGWGWISDAYRGNYGDNSLLYFNNYRNAQPGDPLYDKARTGTDAKNGDDFFDILRADVQAGTLPQVSWIAAPEAFTEHPNWPANYGAWYISQVLDALTSNPEVWARTALFITYDENDGFFDHVVPPFVPSGANQGLSTVATGPDYFPGNASYAAGPYGLGQRVPMLVVSPWSTGGYTCSETFDHTSIIRFMERRFGVREPNISPWRRAICGDLTSAFDFSRSQTTAPGLPSTAAYVPPDHNRHPDFVPVPPTTGTLPKQERGTRPTRPLRYSPFVDGAANVSTGKFALTFSGGASAGAQFLVTSANRTDGPWTYTTEAGKTITDAWNTTYSSGVTDLSVFGPNGFLRTFRGPGKTAGPEVTARHNASTGNLDLTMTNAGKSAVHLKVAGAAAYGGATQTFTVAAGATVKFSVDLRAGKRWYDVSVTSDADTTFLRRFAGHVETGATGVSDPALLTV comes from the coding sequence ATGGCTGAACTCAACCGGCGCCGGTTCATGCAGCTCGCGGGCGGCACCGCCGCCTTCGCCGCGCTGTCGCAGAGCATCGCCCGGGCCGCCGCCATCCCGGCCGCGGGCACCACTGGCACCATCCAGGACGTCGAGCACATCGTGGTCCTGATGCAGGAGAACCGTTCCTTCGACCACTACTTCGGTTCCCTGAAGGGCGTCCGCGGCTTCGGCGACCCGCGCCCGGTCACCCTGCCCAGCGGCAAGTCGGTGTTCCACCAGGTCGGCGGCGGCAAGGAGGTACTGCCGTTCCGGCCCAAGGCGGACAAGCTCGGCCTTCAGTTCATCCAGGACCTGAACCACGACTGGGCCGGCAGCCACCGGGCGTTCAACAACGGCAAGTACGACCAGTGGATCCCCGCCAAGACCGCCACGACGATGGCGTACCTCACCCGCGAGGACATCCCGTTCCACTACGCGCTCGCCGACTCCTTCACCCTCTGCGACGCGTACCACTGCTCGTTCATCGGCTCCACCGACCCGAACCGCTACTACATGTGGACCGGCTACACGGGCAATGACAACACCGGTGGCGGGCCCGTCCTCGGCAACGACGAGAAGGGGTATGGCTGGACCACATACCCCGAGCGCCTGGAGGAGGCCGACGTCTCCTGGAAGATCTACCAGGACACCGGCGACGGACTGAACGCGGCGGGCGGCTGGGGCTGGATCAGCGACGCCTACCGGGGCAACTACGGCGACAACTCCCTGCTGTACTTCAACAATTACCGCAACGCCCAGCCGGGCGACCCGCTGTACGACAAGGCGCGCACCGGCACCGACGCCAAGAACGGCGACGACTTCTTCGACATCCTCCGGGCCGACGTCCAGGCCGGGACGCTGCCCCAGGTCTCCTGGATCGCCGCCCCCGAGGCCTTCACCGAGCACCCCAACTGGCCCGCCAACTACGGCGCTTGGTACATCTCGCAGGTCCTCGACGCACTCACCTCCAACCCGGAGGTGTGGGCCAGGACCGCCCTGTTCATCACGTACGACGAGAACGACGGCTTCTTCGACCATGTGGTCCCGCCCTTCGTGCCCTCGGGCGCCAACCAGGGTCTGTCCACCGTCGCGACCGGACCCGACTACTTCCCGGGCAACGCCAGTTACGCGGCCGGCCCCTATGGGCTCGGCCAGCGCGTGCCGATGCTCGTCGTCTCGCCGTGGAGCACCGGCGGCTACACCTGCTCCGAGACCTTCGACCACACCTCGATCATCCGGTTCATGGAGCGCCGCTTCGGGGTGCGCGAACCCAACATCTCGCCCTGGCGGCGCGCCATTTGCGGCGACCTGACCTCCGCGTTCGACTTCAGCCGCAGCCAAACCACCGCACCCGGCCTGCCCTCGACGGCGGCGTACGTCCCGCCGGACCACAACCGGCACCCCGACTTCGTGCCGGTGCCGCCCACCACCGGCACCCTGCCCAAGCAGGAACGCGGCACCCGGCCCACCAGGCCACTGCGTTACTCCCCGTTCGTGGACGGCGCGGCGAACGTGAGCACCGGCAAGTTCGCGCTCACCTTCAGCGGCGGCGCCTCGGCCGGGGCGCAGTTCCTCGTCACCTCCGCCAACCGTACGGACGGCCCCTGGACCTACACCACCGAGGCCGGCAAGACCATCACCGACGCCTGGAACACGACCTATTCGAGCGGGGTCACCGATCTCAGCGTGTTCGGGCCCAACGGGTTCCTGCGGACGTTCCGCGGACCCGGCAAGACCGCCGGACCCGAGGTCACCGCACGCCACAACGCGAGCACCGGCAACCTCGACCTGACCATGACCAACGCGGGCAAGTCCGCCGTCCACCTCAAGGTCGCCGGCGCCGCCGCCTATGGGGGAGCGACACAGACGTTCACGGTGGCCGCGGGCGCGACCGTCAAGTTCAGCGTCGACCTGCGCGCCGGCAAGAGGTGGTACGACGTGTCGGTGACCTCCGACGCCGACACCACCTTCCTGCGCCGCTTCGCCGGACACGTCGAGACCGGCGCGACGGGCGTGAGCGACCCCGCGCTGCTCACCGTCTGA
- a CDS encoding polyprenyl synthetase family protein, which yields MASEAFAAGFPLRDVVLRELERRWPAGATGVEEVCRDALLPPGKLFRPCLLLASAQAVGGDPMKALPAAIAAEYGHVASLIHDDIIDADTVRRGRPAAHRKYGADEALIAGDLLFFSVFEGLAECRDRGIPAERVVDAVGAIARAGTDLGRGQSLEARLTGSRVFEVGQYLEMVRLKTAALFRAACEIGGILGGGGPSALAALVSYANHLGVAFQVHDDLLPYISDTDSAGKAAASDIRNGRPVLPVILAHRESGDAARRSILDCLSGHGDPTEALAVLGAILRTSGAIDASLALADRHTRAAVVALEALPAGEGRDLLAEFAVRAPAAAPEAGSDARARTAAATGGDRLG from the coding sequence ATGGCATCGGAGGCGTTCGCGGCGGGGTTTCCGCTGCGCGATGTGGTGCTCCGCGAGCTCGAACGACGCTGGCCCGCAGGGGCGACCGGTGTCGAGGAGGTGTGCCGGGACGCCCTGCTGCCGCCCGGAAAGCTGTTCCGGCCCTGTCTGCTCCTCGCGAGCGCCCAGGCGGTCGGCGGGGACCCGATGAAAGCGCTCCCGGCCGCGATCGCCGCGGAGTACGGGCACGTCGCCAGCCTGATACACGACGACATCATCGACGCGGACACGGTGCGTCGGGGGCGGCCCGCGGCGCACCGCAAGTACGGCGCCGACGAGGCTCTCATCGCCGGTGATCTGCTGTTCTTCTCCGTCTTCGAGGGTCTTGCCGAGTGCCGCGACCGGGGCATACCGGCGGAGCGGGTCGTGGACGCGGTCGGCGCGATCGCGCGGGCCGGGACGGATCTGGGCCGGGGCCAGAGCCTGGAAGCGCGGCTCACCGGGTCCAGGGTGTTCGAGGTGGGCCAGTATCTGGAGATGGTGCGGCTGAAGACGGCGGCGCTGTTCCGGGCGGCGTGCGAGATCGGCGGGATCCTGGGCGGGGGCGGGCCGTCCGCGCTGGCCGCGCTGGTCTCGTACGCGAACCATCTGGGCGTCGCCTTCCAGGTGCACGACGATCTGCTGCCCTACATCAGCGATACGGACAGCGCGGGCAAGGCCGCCGCGAGCGACATCCGCAACGGGCGTCCCGTGCTGCCGGTCATCCTCGCTCACCGCGAGTCCGGTGACGCCGCCCGGCGGAGCATCCTGGACTGCCTTTCCGGGCACGGCGACCCCACCGAGGCGCTGGCCGTGCTGGGCGCGATCCTGCGGACCTCGGGGGCGATCGACGCCTCGCTCGCCCTGGCCGACCGCCATACACGCGCGGCCGTCGTGGCGCTGGAAGCGCTTCCAGCGGGCGAAGGCCGGGATCTGCTGGCCGAGTTCGCGGTCCGGGCGCCCGCCGCCGCACCGGAGGCGGGCTCGGACGCGCGAGCGCGTACGGCCGCGGCCACCGGCGGGGATCGACTGGGCTGA
- the argG gene encoding argininosuccinate synthase, with protein sequence MSKVLTSLPAGERVGIAFSGGLDTSVAVAWMRDKGAVPCTYTADIGQYDEPDIASVPGRAKAYGAEIARLVDCRAALVEEGLAALACGAFHIRSGGRAYFNTTPLGRAVTGTLLVRAMLEDDVQIWGDGSTFKGNDIERFYRYGLLANPHLRIYKPWLDADFVTELGGRKEMSEWLLAHELPYRDSTEKAYSTDANIWGATHEAKTLEHLDTGVETVEPIMGVRFWDPSVEIPTEDVTIGFAQGRPVTINGKEFASPVDLVMEANAVGGRHGMGMSDQIENRIIEAKSRGIYEAPGMALLHAAYERLVNAIHNEDTLAQYYNEGRRVGRLMYEGRWLDPQALMVRESLQRWVGSAVTGEVTLRLRRGEDYSILNTTGPAFSYHPDKLSMERTEDSAFGPVDRIGQLTMRNLDIADSRARLEQYAGLGIVGTAHPELIGAAQAAATNLIGAMPEGGAEVIASRGQVSGDDELLDRAAMEFGTD encoded by the coding sequence ATGTCCAAGGTTCTCACCTCCCTGCCCGCCGGCGAGCGCGTCGGCATCGCCTTCTCCGGCGGCCTCGACACCTCCGTCGCGGTCGCGTGGATGCGCGACAAGGGCGCCGTCCCGTGCACCTACACCGCCGACATCGGCCAGTACGACGAGCCCGACATCGCGTCGGTGCCGGGCCGCGCGAAGGCCTACGGTGCCGAGATCGCGCGTCTCGTCGACTGCCGGGCCGCGCTGGTCGAGGAGGGCCTGGCCGCGCTCGCCTGTGGCGCGTTCCACATCCGTTCGGGCGGCCGCGCCTACTTCAACACCACCCCGCTGGGCCGTGCCGTCACCGGCACCCTCCTCGTGCGGGCGATGCTGGAGGACGACGTCCAGATCTGGGGCGACGGGTCGACCTTCAAGGGCAATGACATCGAGCGGTTCTACCGGTACGGCCTGCTCGCCAACCCGCACCTGCGGATCTACAAGCCCTGGCTGGACGCGGACTTCGTGACGGAGCTCGGCGGCCGCAAGGAGATGTCGGAGTGGCTGCTCGCCCACGAGCTGCCCTACCGCGACAGCACGGAGAAGGCGTACTCCACGGACGCCAACATCTGGGGCGCCACCCACGAGGCGAAGACGCTGGAGCACCTGGACACGGGTGTCGAGACCGTCGAGCCGATCATGGGCGTGCGCTTTTGGGACCCGTCCGTGGAGATCCCCACCGAGGACGTCACGATCGGCTTCGCGCAGGGCCGTCCGGTCACGATCAACGGCAAGGAGTTCGCCTCGCCGGTCGACCTGGTCATGGAGGCGAACGCCGTCGGCGGCCGCCACGGCATGGGCATGTCCGACCAGATCGAGAACCGGATCATCGAGGCCAAGAGCCGTGGCATCTACGAAGCCCCCGGCATGGCGCTGCTGCACGCCGCCTACGAGCGTCTCGTGAACGCGATCCACAACGAGGACACCCTCGCCCAGTACTACAACGAGGGCCGGCGGGTCGGCCGGTTGATGTACGAGGGCCGCTGGCTGGACCCGCAGGCGCTGATGGTCCGCGAGTCGCTCCAGCGCTGGGTCGGCTCGGCCGTCACCGGCGAGGTCACCCTGCGGCTGCGGCGCGGCGAGGACTACTCGATCCTCAACACCACGGGCCCCGCGTTCAGTTACCACCCGGACAAGCTGTCGATGGAGCGTACCGAGGACTCGGCGTTCGGCCCGGTGGACCGGATCGGTCAGCTCACGATGCGCAACCTGGACATCGCCGACTCGCGGGCCCGCCTCGAGCAGTACGCGGGCCTCGGCATCGTCGGCACGGCGCACCCCGAGCTGATCGGCGCCGCGCAGGCGGCGGCCACCAACCTCATCGGCGCGATGCCCGAGGGTGGCGCCGAGGTCATCGCCTCCCGGGGCCAGGTCTCCGGCGACGACGAGCTCCTGGACCGCGCGGCGATGGAGTTCGGCACGGACTAG
- a CDS encoding DUF6445 family protein, which produces MAPQRPAIPVLPYRKPKLGRDYWVLDDVLPNIDDIRARCIAKDDWVEGYPHKPESWPGLRAMPGLAPAELARVERLVKQHTGAKELWQAVAPGGATLNHNCVQVVGAGEGEPRPHTDSRALCRYAAVLYLSPDAPKDCGTSFFRQSLPGGVLGGNMVTAPHNNLVEALGTRFVPPDSFTEDVRVAHRYNRLLLYTANTMHSATNYCGSTLEDKRMTAVFFWMA; this is translated from the coding sequence ATGGCTCCCCAGCGTCCGGCGATCCCGGTCCTTCCCTATCGCAAGCCCAAACTCGGCCGGGATTACTGGGTGTTGGACGATGTGCTGCCCAATATCGATGACATCAGGGCGCGTTGTATCGCCAAGGACGACTGGGTCGAGGGATATCCGCACAAGCCCGAATCATGGCCCGGACTTCGCGCCATGCCCGGTCTCGCGCCCGCCGAGCTCGCCCGGGTGGAGCGTCTGGTCAAGCAGCACACCGGCGCCAAGGAGCTGTGGCAGGCCGTGGCCCCGGGCGGTGCGACGCTCAACCACAACTGCGTCCAGGTCGTCGGCGCCGGTGAGGGCGAGCCCCGCCCGCACACCGACTCGCGCGCGCTGTGCCGCTACGCGGCGGTGCTCTACCTCAGCCCGGATGCCCCCAAGGACTGCGGCACCAGCTTCTTCCGACAGAGCCTGCCCGGCGGTGTCCTGGGCGGCAACATGGTCACGGCGCCGCACAACAACCTGGTGGAAGCGCTCGGAACGCGCTTCGTCCCCCCGGACTCCTTCACCGAGGACGTGCGCGTCGCCCACCGCTACAACCGGCTCCTGCTCTACACCGCCAACACCATGCACAGCGCCACGAACTACTGCGGTAGCACCCTCGAAGACAAGCGCATGACCGCGGTCTTCTTCTGGATGGCGTGA